GTAACTGGAAAGTCGGGTATTTGAACTGTACTGTGTGATTTGTCTGTTTCATTTCAAGATGTTCTATTGCCCTAAGCAACATGCACAAATCTTAGTTgaactcacaaaaaaaaaaagaaataagtaGTGCAAGAGAAACACCTAACAGTACGGGTGAATATTGAGACAGCCAGTGAAATACATGTTTTTTACTCACCTAACCATGTATATTTTCACAGTTTGATTAATAATGTGGGCCAAAATGTTAGAAAGTAGGGCACTGTAGTGAGTATATTCTATATAAAGCATAAACATTATTTCCACTCAGGGTAGAAATTCATCCATCATTAACTAACAAACTATAAATATAACAAAGCACGTTGGGTGGTTGTCTCTTCTACTTAGTGCATCATGCAGTTGAGCGTTCCACCAAATCTCTCTAAAACAGCTTCGCATTGCTgctgttttctttgttttacGTTGTGAGCTTAACATCGTCCTGCAGGTACAATCACACGGGAACACAATTTTTTGAGATCAAGAAGAGCCGGCCTCTTACTGCGTAAGCATCCTTTCTTTTCAAATTTAGCCAGACTGTCATTCTGTGTTCATGGTTTGTTCTTTGATATTTCTGCATGGGTGGTTGAGGAAACTAGCAGTAATCTAAATGTCAAGTGGTGAAATAAGACAGCAGCAGACATGGGAAATCAGTGAGCATGTTTGCTGTGATCCTCGGGTCTGGCGTGTGCTGCTGACGCCTGATGATGACTGAATTATAGTGAAATGGATATTAATGGATCATTGGTGTATCTGTGTTTCAGGGGCAGGAACCGTTGTCATGGCTTAATAGAGTCTGCTGTGTCAGCCGGGACTTGCGATACACTTTCACTGACCTtggtttattgtctttagtatcaGAGATTTTATTTTGATGGCTTATGGCAAAGTTCAGTTtgttttgggcggcacggtggcccagtggttagcactgttgcctcacagcaagaaggtcctgggtttgaaccccaggccatcccaagtcctttctatgtagagtttgcatgttctccccgtgtctgtgtgggtttcctccgggtgctctggtttcctcccaccatcaaaaaagacatgtatgttagggttaatactcctgtctgtgcccctgaccaaggcaatggaaagaagaactggagttggtccccgcatGCTGCAGCTGTCCTAtaccaggggtgggcaagcttatccagaaagggccggtatgggtgaaggtttttgttccaaccaagcagttacacacctgatcccattaatcaaccagtagagtctttgctgaggaacttgattaggagacacaggtgtgtaattgattGGTTGGAACAAAATCCTTCATCCacgctggccctttctggataagattgcccacccctgtcctatacaataggatgggttaaatgtagaagacaaatttcattgtaacctacaatgacaaaatacaatggctttcttcttcttctttcttttgctCATCTCACACAAAATTAATCGTTGAATCATTTAATTTTCACCATTGCTGTGTTTTGACAAAGAAGCCAATTCATAGACAGCGTACTCTAATCTAAATATGTTTTGCAGGTTGATGGACATCGCTAAGGAAATGACCCGCGAGGCTCTACCAATCAAATGCCTGGAGGCAGTGATCCTGGGAATGTATCTTTTCACCAGTCGATCATCAGAGGGGCCATATACTGGCTATAATGGTTTGAATTGGTAGTGTGCCATATTGATGTAATCACCTTTACACATTGTTACCATTACAGCAGTGATTGTAAACATTTTGGCAGCTTTATTTACAATATTTGAattcagaaaaaaaacattattatTGTATAGAAGTGACTGCCTAATAAGGTGTGGAACAGGAGTTACTGTTCATAGATGGTTGGTGTGTGTTGTTGGGTTTACAGCtttgaaaattttaaaaaatattcTGTCTAATTTAGGAGATCTAAATTAGGagatcaaaaaaaacaaaaactaaaggaGCCTTCATGCATTATTAGAACAATGTATAGCACCAATAGTGATGCAAAACCGGCAGATCAGCATTCATTTATTGGACTGGACTCTCTTGTCTTTAGCATTAGCGTCTGAActcgtgtttgtgtatgtctttTTCTCATGTGACTCTATAAGTAAAAGCTGGTTAATAAATCATAATGGAGAGACAGGGCGTCCCATCATCGAGACTTGATAATTCAACACTGAATGTCCATTTTCTTGACCGAGCTCATGGTAGTTACCTCACCAACAACATGCCAGGAGTGGAGCGCTTCCCCCTCAGCTTTAAGACTCAGTTCTCAGGGAACCATTTCTACCACATCGTGCTGGGGGTGCACAGTGGGGGACGCTTCGGTGCACTTGGCATCAGCCGAAGGGAGGACCTTATGTTCAAGCCCCTTGAGTTTCGAACACTGGTTGACCTTGTGCATGAATTTGAGGGGGCTTACCGGGGCTACTGGCATACCCTGCGCAAGGTGAAGATTGGCCAGTACGTGTCCCATGACCTTCATAGTGTGGAGCAGATAGAATGGAAACACTCTATACTGGATGTAGATAAGCTGTCCAAGGAAGAATTAAGGAGGGAGCTGGAGAGACATACTCGAGACATGAGGCTAAAGGTACAGTATGCTTGTAGCTCAGGTCAAGGGATGTGGGGTGGGAGTTGGAGCAGTCAGGGGATGTGCCATGGAGGAGATTACAAAGCTGTTGTTTATGGATGCCATCTGGCTGCCAAGAAAAAATTCTTCCCCTGGTCATTtatctcctgctctctttagctgATGACGTTCCAAGTTTATCAAGATTTCATGAAATTATAAGATAACAATAAAATTAGTAATTAAGGATGCAGCTGATTTTTCACATCACATATATGGTATGATGATAATAACTAGGATTGGTCCTTGGAAGATGGAACGTTGTTCTTTAACTTCTCTGTTTGACCCGCTTTTTCTTTATGCATGGTGTCACGGAGTTGAAATGCTGTTTGAGGAGCCTAATGTTCTCAAATAAAGATCTCTCATCCTTAACATTAATAAAAACAGCCTTGGTGCTGAGCTTGACCTATAATAAAACTAATGTGAGGTCTTAGCTCTGCTCCACTGTGCTTCATGCAGGATTGGCTCCATCCATCAACGGTTAGTCTTTTAGAGGGCACCCCTCTGTCGGTCAGGCATGCAATCACATTAAAGACCGGAAAGGATTTTACCATCAGCTTAACACTGCCTTCTTCTGTACATGAGCATTTGCTAAACACATCCTTGTGATGCTTTTAAGAAATGTACGTGCCATTAGGTGTCCTTTTTTGTGTGTTAATCTGCCCTCTTCCTGACTAAATGtccttgtgtgtggagtttgtcaCAAGTGTCTTTTCGGCCAAAGATGTTCTGCTTAGCGGGAACATGAACTCATATGATGTGTTTGCAGATAGGAAAGCCTGCACCTCCTTCTCCCACCAAAGACAGGAGAAACAGCATGGGTTCACCCCTCCGTGGCCCAAGCAGCCCCATGCGCAGGATCAGCCGCCCTGAGCGACGGTATGACTTATTGTGTGCTCTGGATATTTTCATTTTGGAGTGAAATCATGAGTGTTAGCTTTTGTGTTGGAATGTTTGTGCACATTGGAAGATATCTACAAATATAACACAAAAATAAGCTGGTCCTGGGGtgactgggtggtgtggcggtctattccgttgcctaccaacatggggtcactggttcgaatccccgtgttacatccagcttggttgggcgtcccgacagacacaattgaccgtgtctgcgggtgggaagccggatgtgggtatgtgtcctggtcgctgcactagcgcctcctctggtcggtcggggtgcctggttgggaggggactgaggggaatactgtcaggtgaaaagaagtggctggcgactccacgtgtattggaggaggcatgtggaagtctgcggCCCTCTCCGcatcagcagagggtgtagagcagtgaccgggacagcttgaaaaatagggtaattggccaagaacaattgggagaaaaaggggggagggggggaatcacAAAAAATAAGCTGGTCCTGAAAGTCAAAATTTCACTTTTTCTGGAATAAGACTGAATGTGTTGTCTGTTTGTTGTAGACCCTCTGGAGAGAAGAAGGTTTTGGAGCAGAAACCATCCCCAGATTTAAACGGATATCAGATTCGAGTCTGAGAATGACTTTCAGCTCATCATATGAAAGACTTGCTCATAAAGGTATTAGACACTTGCCCCTTGTGGCCATCGTTTTCCAAGTAACTTTGGGGCAATCCCAGTGTACAGCTTGGCCTTGTCACAGGAACTGTTGTCGAATTAGTCATCAGAAATGTTTTCCCAATGGTTTTCACATTCCCTGTCCCTAAATTGCCACAACacttttgtgggtgtgtgtggttaGTGATTGGTGCTGGAAATATTTCCAAATTTTGAAGGGTTTGAAAGACAGTCATTTCGGAACCAAGTAATTTTGTAAGCGTTTGAAACAAATATGCAGTTTAAGATATAGCTCATCTCCAAAGCTGTGCAGGACTCCACCTACTGTAAATGTGCAAGTGGACATATCATAGGCTTCCATATTGTCAAAAagtactcaaaaaaaaaaaaggactcgaAGCTTTTGTGCAGTGTTACGTCGTACTATTGGTGTGTAAATACGTGTAATTTTAAACTTTAAGCTCTGCTGGGCAGCAAATTGTGTTCGTAGTGACTAGTTTGCAAACCACTACCCTTGTGCCTTCTCTGAACATTGTTATTTAGAAACAGTTCACTGCAGTAGTTGGCAGAATGTTATTTTCATTGACTAACTAAAAATACAGCAGTGCAATCACTGCTTTCTCATATAGCCGTAAAATAAACAGCTTGTATAAATGTTTTTTGTTACCCCATACACAAAGTTTCTGTTCATGTAGCATGTTTAGCATGCTACTTTACCATGTAAAGACGACTGGTGAATATTGGTgatgaggggtgtccgggtagcgtagcggtctatcccgttgcctcccaacatggggatctccggttcgaatccccgttacctccggcttggtcgggcatccctacagacacaattggctgtttgcgggtgggaagccagatatgggtatatgtgtcctgatcgctgaactagtgtctcctctggtctgtgcctgttccgggggggagggggaactggggaagaatagtgtgatcctcccacgtgctacgtccccctggtgaaactcctcactgtcaggtgaaaagaagcggctggtgactccacatgtatctgggcggctcggaagagtggggtaattggccaggtacagttggggagaaaaaggggagggaggatatatatatatatatatatatatatatatatatatatatacacatacagacagatagatagatagatagatagatagatagatagatagatagatagatagatagatagataggcgaTGATACAATATTCATAGGTACATTTGAAAGACGTGAAAGTGCATCCGTTGAGATATTTAAGGGAAAACAGGACATTAAGTTACTTGGGTTGATCACAAATCACATGGAGCAAGTTGGCTGTCATGATGAGTGATGACCCTGTAGCTGACGGACCTCATCTGTTTGGTAGTAGAAGCTCGTAAGGAGATACTGAGAAGTTTCTTTTTCTATGTTTATGTCGTTTCTTACTATCTAATTTTTTAGCAAAGTTAACTAGTTCTTCAGTAGCCTTAAGTGGTACACTATTACCTTTCAACCTtcagatcccatctcaaaacgcaccttttcaagctggcatattcagtctgatccacgctccaCTGAGTTTTgtacagatgatgattttatacttatctgttgtattaactttttattgtctaccctgctttgttttgattttatgctgtctgatacagtgcttcttgttctttaactgtgttctgtaaggtgtccttgagtgctctgaaaggcacccacaaataaaatgtattattattaatttaattCCATTATGGCAAAGGTGCAAAAGGGATTTGTTTAGGCACTTGTATctgcattttgtattttttaatagGATATTCTGCCATTTTATACTTTCTTTAGTACTGACCACCGGTAGATCACTTAATGATAGTAACCACTATGTTTCATGTATTGCCACAGAATCAGCATTTTCGCATCCAGATGGTCATTTTATTTAAGCATTATATAACACTGTTGTTTTGTACCAAAAGATTGTTGAACTACAGTTTCAAAATAAAGACTCACTATGGGTGCAGCATAACACTTTTTCTTGTCCAATACGTATGTAAATTTAGATTTTTTTATGTCATGGCTACTGAGTTGACTGTCATGAGCTTTTTTAATGGCCTACAAAACACAGTGGAGGACAAGTGGAACATGGCAGGTAGTGGTGAGTTTGGGGAAGTAGGTACAGTGTGGCTATTGAGCAGTGGTAAACAAGTGGTAAACATGCAGTGTGGATGTTTTTGGGTTTGGCATGGATACAGGGGCAGTCCACATCCTGTTGTGGGTTAAATATATGCAATACATtcagcaacacagggattcggccaaGCTACTCAGTTTTTTAAATGAATGCATCCTTGAAGCAAGAGGGATGAGGCAAACTTGGTTGCATAAAGAAGggacggtctctctctctctttgttgtaTACACACTAAGCAAAATAGTCTAAGTCTTAATTCAGGATTCATGGAGAAATACCAGTGGGGTGAAAAGCCTTTTTTCCTGTCCTCTTCTTTAACAGTGCATCAGCAATGTCTTGAGGTTGGCTTAGATCCTTCTTTTAATCAACTGCTGGGCCCCTTCTCTCCCCGTGTCATACTGTGCTGTTCTTCTACGATCTTTTGACCGTTTGGCCCATTttgtgctgcggtttccccccaccatcaaaaagacatgcatgttagggttaatactcctgtctgtgcccctgaccaagaaaatggaaagaagaactggggttggtccccgggtgctgcagctgcccactgctcctatacaataggatgggttaaatgcagagaacacatttcattgtaacctgtacaatgacaaaaacaaagtggctttctttcttctttgtgTACCCTCTAGTTTACTACATAATAGGGTAAACACACTCCAGGATATATGACATAAATGTGAGCTTTGACTAAATGCACTCATGTCAGCAGTGCCAGCCTGCAGTTTAATGTCAGCTTTGTGCACCCTGAGCTGTAAGGCAGCATCTTGCACAAGACAACATGGAGAGCAGATGAGAGATCACATAACACTGACCCTGCAAAAGTGTGTACAAAAAAGCTTtaacagcaaaaaaataaaaaataaaataaaaactgtaAAAGGACCCTCATAAAGCTTTTATTGTTACTGGGACTCAGCAAAATTATCTTGCAATGTCCTGTCAGAACAGACAGGGCAGCTACATCCCATTTCTCAGATAAATCCTAATCATTCGTTTCCTTGAAGGAAAATTGTTTCACAGACAATAAAATGTAAAGTAAGAACGTATTTGTCAGGCTTTATGATGCTTGAAATAAAAATGCATTGCTGAAATCAAATAGCACTGTATGTGTGGCCCTCTTATTACATTTATTTTACAAATTGGATTTTTCTTGGTTAGTACAGACTGCACTAGCTAGTTACACTATGCACACTGAGTCAGTGCTGCGCTGGTCACCGGGGGTCTTGTAGGAACAGTTAAGTCTAATGCATCTCTCCTTGGATTGATACATCTAGATGACAGCACAGTACTCAGCTTCACATACTGCTGAAGGGACCATTCAGCATGAAATACTTCatcatagcagcagtgtgttcTGGACTGCAGTGGCTGCTGCATTTCACGAGAGCCAGTTAGCATTAATGAGGACGAAAGATATGAGGAAAAAATGTTTTAGTTTGCATCCAATACTACATATAGGTGGATGACAGGGTCCTAAAAAGGCTGCTTTAGGTTCGCTCGGCTTGTAGTAAAATAACCTGAACATGGCCTATTGTAAAAACAGGGAATGTGTGTGTTTCATTAGTGAGGGTGGCGTGGCATGAACATAAGTTATTAAATTCAGCAATCATGAAGATCGTTATTCACTTCAACGCCTATGTTGATACTGGTTCTGATACTGGCATTGTGTTAGACTGCTACAAATTCCAAAGATTCCTCTGAGGTGCAAGTCAACATCGCTGTTCTGCCAGCACCTTCCCCACTGCCGCACAATAAAACATGCTTCAACTGCAATTTCAGCTGTTGATGTTGCAGTATTTAATAGTAAAGGACTATACGAGCTCTCTATCTATTTGTTAGCCACAACTTCCCTACTTCCTCAAACTCTCAAATGTTCCACATTTGTCTGCTAAGGTAAAGACATGACATGCTATGTGCTGTATCATCTTTCCCTGGAAAGTCCTGCAACACAGAAGCCATTAAATGAGCAACTATAGAAGTGTTCATTATTTGGATTAGCTGCTGTCTTAAATATATGTGAT
The DNA window shown above is from Lampris incognitus isolate fLamInc1 chromosome 16, fLamInc1.hap2, whole genome shotgun sequence and carries:
- the vash1 gene encoding tubulinyl-Tyr carboxypeptidase 1 translates to MLKTAVGSVEERDEEQEDEGEEELRDGGVPFFVNRGGLPVEEETWERMWRHVARIHPNGEALAKGIRGVTDLPKIPIPSVPTYQPTTSIPQRLEAIQKYIRDLQYNHTGTQFFEIKKSRPLTALMDIAKEMTREALPIKCLEAVILGIYLTNNMPGVERFPLSFKTQFSGNHFYHIVLGVHSGGRFGALGISRREDLMFKPLEFRTLVDLVHEFEGAYRGYWHTLRKVKIGQYVSHDLHSVEQIEWKHSILDVDKLSKEELRRELERHTRDMRLKIGKPAPPSPTKDRRNSMGSPLRGPSSPMRRISRPERRPSGEKKVLEQKPSPDLNGYQIRV